Proteins from a genomic interval of Danio rerio strain Tuebingen ecotype United States chromosome 4, GRCz12tu, whole genome shotgun sequence:
- the LOC110439544 gene encoding NACHT, LRR and PYD domains-containing protein 3-like, with translation MNMSHADSGDETHRRHKSFTDNLQSIVQNLESKIIRFLKNELEKFKKILQEENRQEFIKEFIENRSIITEAALDLTLFFLREMKQDQAAEPLQGELFFINQLKCSLKKKYQSVFEGIAQQGDSTLLNNIYTDLYITQGASEQVNTEHEIRQIEAASRRHQSLEIQIKCKHLFEAAEQDEQIRTVLTKGVAGIGKSVSVQKFVLDWAEGKENQDISFIFPLPFREMNLKEKERESLKDLITQFFPETKGLNLTRSTRFKVLFILDGLDECRLPLNFAGNETCRDVSSTVSLDVLLTNLIKGNLLPSALIWITSRPAAASKIPADCIDRLKEI, from the exons ATGAATATGAGTCACGCAGATTCAGGAGACGAGACTCACAGGAGACACAAGAGCTTCACAGACAATCTCCAGTCGATCGTCCAG AATCTTGAGAGTAAAATTATCAGATTTCTGAAGAATGAACTGGAGAAATTTAAGAAAATCTTACAAGAAGAAAACAGACAAGAGTTTATAAAGGAGTTTATTGAGAACAGAAGCATTAtcacagaagcagctcttgatctcacactcttcttcctgagagagatgaagcaagATCAAGCTGCTGAACCTCTCCAGG gcgagctgttcttcattaatcagcttaaatgtagcctgaagaagaaatatcaaagtgtgtttgaaggaattgctcagcaaggagactccacacttctgaataacatctacacagatctctatatcactcagggtgcgagtgaacaggtcaacactgaacatgagatcagacagattgaagctgcttccagacgtcatcagtcactagagatacagattaaatgcaaacatttgtttgaagcagctgaacaagacgagcagatcagaactgtcctgacaaaaggagttgctggcatcgggaaatcagtctctgtgcaaaagtttgttctggattgggctgaagggaaagaaaatcaagacatcagcttcatatttcctcttccattcagagagatgaacttaaaggagaaagaaagagaaagtttaaaagacctcataactcagtttttcccagagactaaaggactgaaccttacaagaagcacacgattcaaagtcctgttcatccttgatggattggatgaatgtcgtcttcctctgaactttgctggtaatgagacgtgtcgtgatgtatcttcaacagtctctctggatgttctcctgacgaaccttatcaagggaaatctgcttccttctgctctcatctggatcaccagtagaccagcagctgccagtaagattcctgctgactgtatcgaccggctgaAAGAGATATga